From a region of the Hippopotamus amphibius kiboko isolate mHipAmp2 chromosome 3, mHipAmp2.hap2, whole genome shotgun sequence genome:
- the LOC130850087 gene encoding LOW QUALITY PROTEIN: olfactory receptor 5AL1-like (The sequence of the model RefSeq protein was modified relative to this genomic sequence to represent the inferred CDS: substituted 1 base at 1 genomic stop codon) produces MCALGILLXKNIYISTMAKGNYSAVSEFILLGLTDNPELQAILFAFFLVIYLASVVGNLGLIVLIQVSPQLHTPMYFFLSHLAFIDFSFTSSVTPNTLVNFLCEVKSVTFYACAIQVCCFITFVVCEQYLLSIMAYDRYVAICSPLLYVILMRKKLCSQIIASTYVYGFIVGLAQTVATFHLSFCGSNRVNHFYCDDVPLVALACSDTQVKELMLLIIAGFNTLCSLLIVIISYIFILFAILRIHSAEGRQKAFSTCVSHLTSITIFYATIIFMYLLPKSSHSLKTDKFASVFYVVVIPMLNPLIYSLRNQEVKNALKRIIEKSHLAIK; encoded by the coding sequence ATGTGTGCTCTGGggattttattgtaaaaaaacaTTTACATCTCTACCATGGCAAAAGGCAATTATTCAGCAGTGTCAGAGTTTATCCTCTTGGGCCTCACAGATAATCCAGAGCTTCAAGccattctctttgctttcttcctgGTCATCTATTTAGCTAGTGTCGTGGGCAATCTTGGTTTGATTGTGCTAATACAAGTCAGTCCACAGCTTCACAcacccatgtatttttttctcagccatctggcttttattgatttttcttttacttcatctGTCACCCCAAACACCTTGGTGAATTTTCTGTGTGAAGTGAAAAGTGTAACGTTTTATGCATGTGCCATCCAGGTGTGCTGCTTCATCACCTTCGTAGTCTGTGAACAGTACTTGCTCTCAATCATGGCCTATGACAGGTACGTTGCCATCTGCAGCCCTTTACTCTATGTCATTCTCATGCGTAAAAAGCTCTGCAGTCAGATAATTGCGAGCACGTATGTTTATGGATTCATCGTGGGTCTCGCACAGACGGTGGCAACATTCcacttgtctttctgtggctcCAATAGGGTCAACCACTTCTACTGTGATGACGTTCCCTTGGTGGCTCTGGCCTGCTCTGACACTCAAGTCAAAGAGCTGATGCTGTTAATCATTGCTGGGTTCAATACCCTTTGCTCTCTACTGATCGTGATAATTTCTTATATCTTCATCCTCTTTGCCATCCTGAGGATCCATTCTGctgaaggaagacagaaagcCTTCTCTACCTGTGTTTCTCACCTGACCTCCATCACCATATTTTATGCGACAATCATTTTTATGTACCTACTGCCCAAGTCAAGCCATTCACTGAAAACAGATAAATTTGCTTCGGTGTTTTATGTGGTAGTGATTCCCATGCTAAATCCATTGATCTATAGCTTGAGAAATCAGGAAGTAAAAAATGCACTGAAAAGAATTATAGAAAAGTCTCATTTGGCTAtcaaataa